One Trueperaceae bacterium DNA window includes the following coding sequences:
- a CDS encoding alcohol dehydrogenase, whose amino-acid sequence MPRELIAPAQEKVAFRDYESPDLQPEEIRVKSTFAAAKTGSEMSGFKGYGNPRGDYDFEWKIFRSDRPMFSFPMHLGNTCVGEVIEVGDAVSGFEVGQTVFRHSPFREEHVWQASTVRNLPEGATWKDAVCLDPVDFALGAIRDGNVRLGDAVAVFGMGAIGLIALQLAKLAGAYPVIAVDPLPIRREVASQVGADIVLDPTNCDAGVEIKKATGKRGADVCIEYSGSHLALQAALRGVAYNSVVVAGAWPGAYPAGLDFGAEAHFNIPKIVFSRSCSEPNPEYPNWDEDRLFDVALRLLAGDKLNTEAIVRPIVQFDELLVEYPKIANNPDENVKLGVIF is encoded by the coding sequence ATAAGAGTTAAATCGACGTTCGCTGCTGCTAAAACAGGAAGCGAAATGTCGGGTTTTAAAGGTTATGGAAATCCTCGGGGCGATTATGATTTTGAGTGGAAAATATTTCGGTCCGATCGGCCAATGTTTAGCTTCCCAATGCATCTTGGTAATACTTGTGTTGGAGAAGTTATTGAAGTTGGAGATGCCGTTAGTGGCTTTGAGGTGGGCCAGACCGTGTTTCGTCACAGTCCCTTCCGTGAAGAGCACGTATGGCAGGCTAGCACCGTGAGGAACCTTCCTGAGGGTGCCACTTGGAAGGATGCGGTTTGTCTTGACCCTGTGGACTTTGCCCTTGGAGCAATTCGTGACGGTAACGTTCGTTTAGGTGACGCCGTAGCCGTCTTCGGAATGGGAGCAATTGGACTAATTGCTCTCCAATTAGCTAAGTTGGCAGGAGCCTACCCGGTAATTGCAGTTGATCCACTTCCAATTCGTCGTGAAGTAGCGAGTCAGGTTGGGGCTGACATTGTGCTTGACCCGACAAATTGTGACGCTGGTGTTGAGATTAAGAAAGCGACTGGCAAACGGGGCGCTGACGTGTGCATAGAGTACAGCGGAAGTCACCTGGCATTACAAGCCGCACTCCGTGGTGTTGCTTATAATTCCGTGGTCGTAGCAGGGGCATGGCCTGGCGCCTATCCAGCAGGCCTGGATTTCGGCGCAGAAGCGCACTTCAATATCCCAAAGATTGTGTTTTCGAGATCATGTAGCGAACCTAACCCAGAGTATCCAAATTGGGATGAGGACCGATTATTTGATGTAGCCTTGCGATTACTCGCAGGGGATAAACTCAATACTGAGGCGATCGTGCGTCCAATCGTTCAATTCGATGAACTTTTAGTAGAGTATCCAAAAATTGCCAATAACCCGGATGAGAACGTTAAGTTAGGAGTAATCTTCTAG